From Aedes albopictus strain Foshan chromosome 1, AalbF5, whole genome shotgun sequence, one genomic window encodes:
- the LOC115267332 gene encoding uncharacterized protein LOC115267332 produces MASADNGAPKEPVENEKQGSCAHCNRPDSYDNYVQCDRCHAWWHYLCAGVNDSVADRSFTCEACSPVSVSSRASSSSSRVAAIGETTGAMQIRLREMEEQFKKARQELENERQAFEKERKLLQQEKVNDRRDDQRTVEWVEAHGGYGTSAKGQTADREAAAATDPHRQGNVQDVTSLNPAAISSAMQAAINAAVQAAVQAAFQTANPTRIHQQPSGSEAPPRYRGAVPKSKPKDLSSTRIGNDEVGSLQKGKQDTPLPPPEKPSGKSLKNQTLTSNYDQWIQEITKRFGNTNLGHPTAPEMPSVGTVPLQPGQPAKSIQISTSEWNKVTNDVPKLDVTLGTGPNFNNLNLPTQANVYPVSVNALGSLGTPLYIPTPSQLAARQVMPRDLPSFNGDPADWPMFISSFVNTTLACGYTSAENLARLQRSLKGDAYEAVRSRLLLPDTVPQVLNTLQLLYGRPELLINALLQKVRSVPAPKAEKLETLIEFGMAVQSLCDHLEAAGQHTHPSNPTLLMELVEKLPAHTKMEWASFLQRCPEVNLQSFGVFMSSIVISATKVTGYAAGLKPSTSDKYKGKPKGFINAHDGNGEEKVQEDRVCCVCDESGHRVTECELFRSFSVDGRWKCVQSNGLCRNCLNAHGRRSCRYSRCCGVGGCEFRHHPLLHSDRSTRTSYDGTPKGTASNNTHRPAKQSTLFRIVPVTLYGPKTSVKTYAFLDDGSSFTLVEEELINELGIRGSSMPLCLTWTANMTRSESNSEVVHLSITGTGDKKRMEMIAHTVQNLGLASQNLNYGDLVKRFQHLKGLR; encoded by the exons ATGGCCTCTGCGGACAATGGAGCACCGAAGGAACCGGTGGAAAATGAAAAACAGGGTAGTTGTGCCCATTGCAACAGACCTGACTCCTACGACAACTACGTTCAGTGTGACCGCTGTCATGCCTGGTGGCATTATTTGTGCGCTGGCGTAAATGACTCAGTAGCCGACCGGTCGTTCACGTGTGAAGCTTGTTCCCCCGTCAGTGTGTCATCTCGCGCATCCTCATCTAGCAGCAGGGTAGCagccataggcgaaactactgggg CGATGCAAATTCGCCTGCGGGAAATGGAAGAACAGTTTAAAAAGGCTCGGCAGGAGCTCGAGAATGAACGACAAGCATTCGAAAAGGAGAGGAAATTACTACAACAAGAAAAGGTAAACGACCGCCGTGACGATCAACGGACCGTCGAATGGGTCGAGGCACACGGCGGATACGGGACTAGCGCCAAAGGTCAAACAGCCGACCGGGAAGCAGCTGCAGCTACCGACCCACATCGCCAGGGAAATGTACAGGACGTAACCTCCCTCAACCCAGCCGCTATTTCTTCCGCAATGCAAGCGGCAATCAACGCAGCGGTACAAGCGGCCGTGCAAGCGGCATTCCAAACGGCCAATCCTACTCGGATTCATCAGCAACCGTCTGGTTCCGAAGCGCCGCCTCGATATAGGGGAGCGGTTCCTAAATCGAAGCCCAAAGATCTCTCTTCTACCAGGATTGGGAATGATGAAGTAGGTAGCCTACAAAAAGGTAAACAAGATACTCCTCTCCCCCCCCCCGAAAAACCATCAGGTAAGTCGCTCAAAAATCAAACTCTCACCTCAAATTACGATCAGTGGATCCAAGAAATTACGAAAAGGTTCGGCAATACCAACCTAGGCCACCCTACGGCCCCTGAAATGCCTTCCGTTGGAACTGTCCCTTTGCAACCAGGGCAGCCGGCGAAATCCATTCAAATTTCTACTTCGGAATGGAACAAAGTTACCAATGATGTGCCAAAACTTGATGTCACTCTTGGCACTGGCCCAAATTTCAATAATTTGAACCTTCCAACTCAGGCAAACGTATACCCGGTCTCTGTCAATGCCTTGGGATCCTTGGGTACGCCGTTATACATTCCCACCCCCTCGCAGCTAGCCGCAAGGCAAGTGATGCCCCGCGATTTACCGTCGTTCAATGGTGATCCCGCGGATTGGCCCATGTTCATAAGTAGTTTTGTCAATACAACGCTCGCGTGTGGTTATACCAGTGCAGAAAATCTTGCTCGTTTGCAACGGAGTTTAAAAGGTGATGCGTATGAGGCTGTCAGGAGCCGCCTGTTGCTTCCGGATACTGTTCCCCAGGTGCTGAACACGTTGCAGTTACTGTATGGACGTCCGGAGCTGCTGATAAATGCACTTCTTCAGAAGGTTCGATCGGTTCCAGCCCCGAAAGCAGAAAAACTCGAGACGCTAATAGAGTTCGGTATGGCAGTTCAAAGTCTTTGCGACCATCTGGAAGCGGCTGGTCAGCATACTCATCCCTCTAATCCAACGCTGCTGATGGAGTTAGTAGAGAAGCTCCCTGCCCACACGAAAATGGAGTGGGCATCCTTTCTGCAAAGATGCCCGGAGGTGAACCTGCAGAGCTTTGGTGTGTTCATGTCGTCGATCGTGATTTCAGCCACAAAAGTGACGGGTTATGCTGCCGGACTCAAACCGAGTACATCGGACAAGTACAAAGGGAAGCCAAAAGGATTCATCAACGCCCATGACGGAAACGGAGAAGAAAAGGTGCAAGAAGATAGAGTGTGTTGTGTATGTGACGAATCAGGGCATCGTGTGACAGAATGTGAATTATTCAGATCATTTTCCGTGGACGGCCGATGGAAGTGCGTGCAGTCCAACGGACTGTGCCGTAACTGTTTGAACGCTCATGGGAGGAGAAGCTGCCGCTACAGCAGATGTTGTGGAGTCGGAGGGTGTGAGTTTCGTCATCATCCTCTCCTGCACTCGGATCGAAGCACCAGGACGTCATATGATGGAACGCCCAAGGGAACCGCAAGCAACAACACTCATCGACCCGCGAAGCAATCTACGTTATTCCGCATTGTTCCTGTTACGCTCTACGGCCCGAAAACTTCAGTCAAGACCTACGCATTTCTCGATGACGGCTCGTCATTCACGCTTGTCGAGGAAGAGCTTATAAATGAACTAGGAATTAGGGGATCATCGATGCCTCTTTGTCTGACGTGGACCGCTAACATGACACGATCAGAATCCAACTCGGAGGTAGTACACCTATCGATAACTGGTACGGGTGACAAGAAACGGATGGAAATGATTGCCCATACAGTGCAGAATCTTGGTCTTGCTAGTCAGAACTTAAATTATGGCGATCTCGTCAAGAGGTTCCAGCACCTTAAAGGTCTGCGATAA